AAAGATGGATCTGGAGAGAGGCCCGATTAAAAGACCCGGATCAAAACCAACTGGTTTTGTATTATGCAGGGAAGAACAGAAAGAACCCTCCATGGAGGATTGTATAATCCAAATCTACTAGGAATGAGCTTTAAGAATACTTTGTTATTGGGCCTGACTATTGCCCTTATTCTAATGGGATGCGAGCAAGGAAAGAAGAATGCTAAAGAAAGTGCAACCTCTGAAGAATTGCCTGTAATTATCCCAAAAATACTTGTATTTACTAAAACTCAGGGTTACCGACACCAGGCCATAGAAAAAGGGGTGAGTACCCTTCAGGACTTATCGAAAACAAATTCATTTACCATCATCCAGACTGAAAATTCTGAAGATTTTAATAGGGAAAATTTAAAGAAGTATACCCTTGTGATCTTTCTCAGTACCACTTTGGATGTGCTCAATGAATTACAACAGCAGACCTTTACAGAGTATATCAATCAGGGTGGAAATTTTATGGGCGTACATGCCGCATCTGATACGGAATACGACTGGCCATGGTACGGCAATTTAGTAGGGGCGTATTTTAAGAGTCATCCCGAGCAACAGCAAGCCACAATTGAGGTGGTAGATCGATCTCATTTATCCACCAAACATTTGAATGAGACCTGGATTCACTTTGATGAATGGTATAATTTTAAGTCGATAAATCCGGATATAAATGTATTAATGCAAGTCGATGAAAGCTCATATACAGGAGGAGAGAACGGGGAAAGGCATCCAATAGCCTGGTACCACGAATACGAGGGCGGACGTTCATTTTACACCGGGCTGGGGCATACCGAAGAAGCCTATGATGACCCCGATTTTCAACAACACTTGTTAGGAGGGATTTTTTACTGCCTTGGGCGGGACGATTCAAATTAAAAGTTCGGTCTCGCCACGATCACCCCGGTATTTTTATTAATCTTTTTGAGGTAGTCAACCAGGGGCAGGTCTGAAATTTCGACAGCACCCGAGGAGGACGCGTGCAACAGGTGAATACGATCATCAGGCATCCTAATCGCAAATCCCGTATGGGTTACATCCAGGCCTTCAATTGAAGTTGCGAGGGCTATTATGTCTCCAGATCGTATCATATCCTCATTTTTCTTCAACATTTCTACCGGCAGTACACAGTATGGTTGATCTACAAGAGATTTTTCCACTATTACCATTTCCTGAAATGTTTTTTCCCCTTCAAGGGCCTGATAAAGGGAGCGGTGCCCTGTCATAAAATGTAGGGCTTTGGGAGTATTAATTCCTCCTAGAGATTCAGTGATGTCCCTTATCAAACCTTTGGCCTCATTGTTTGCGATCCACTCCGTAAAATAATGCAGGCGGGAGGCATAGCCATTCAGATTTCCATCTCTATACCTGATTTTTTCGAGTGCCTGTGTAAAGTTGTCAAAGCCGGCATTCGGATTTTGTTTAATCAAACCAAGGGCTAGAACGTTTTCTACAAAGGTGGTACAATCCAAACCTTTCAAATCTATGACAAGTGTTTCCTCTGGTCCAGTTTCAAGGGTCTTAGCTATGTACGGAGTTCCGATAAATGTTTTTCCAATCGCCACTAGGGTTTTCCCGGGTACATCTGTAGAAATCTGTTGTATTTCACCAATTTTCAATTCCACAGCACTCCGGTTTTCAGGGGAACAGCTGATCTTTTGGGAGTGAACACCCGCACTGACAAACAGGATGAAGAAGAAGAAAGTATAATAGTTCATATTCATTGTATAAAACAAAGATATGGCAATATGTCCTTTCAGTAATTTGAAAGATGTAGTAGAATCGTTTATTGTGCAACCTGATTTGTAATTCTTCCGTCGAATAATTTGGTTTAGTGTAAAAAAAATGGATTAATTGCGAGAATTGAAGCGATTGCCTAATATTACACCTTCGATAGACCATGGAAACAGAGTGATGAGGAAAATAGCGTTTTCGATTTTTTTTATTTTTTACGGAATTGCAGTTTTTGGCCAGGCCTTCTTTTCAGATGTTCAGCCTCAAATCATAGATCAGGAAGTGAAATATGGAGATGTCTCTACATTCCACGGCCCCGGTATTTCTTTCACAGACTATGACAATGACGGCTGGGATGATATAACCATTCCCGCCTCAACCACAAGGGATTTTCAGTTCCTGCACAACACAGGAGGACAATTTGAAATTCAGACTTTACCTATCAATAGCGGAGGAATAGAGGCCAGACAGGTTACCTGGGTTGACTTTGACAACGACGGGGATCTTGATTTTTTTGCGAATAGTGATGCAGGCGTATGCTGGTTTTACCGCAATGACGGAGGCAATGCATTTACAAATATTATTTCCTCTTCGGGGATTGCCCCTGAACAAAAAGCTTATTGGGGGAATTCCTGGGGGGATATTGATAATGACGGGGACCTCGATCTATTCCTGATTGTCAGGGACAATGATTTTGTAGATCACAATCTGCTTTACAGGAACGATGGTAACGGAGATTTTACAGACATAACGGCAACTTCTGGCCTGTATTTGGAAGCACAATTTACACAGAGCGCCGCATTCCTTGATTACGATCGGGATGGAGACCAGGATCTCTTCCTGGCCAACGACAAAGATGAACTTCCAAACGTGCTCTATCGCAACCAGGGAGGTGGCATCTTCATAGATGTTAGTATTGCTTCAGGAATGGACCTTTACATGGACGGAATGTCGGCCACCGTGGAAGACTACAACAAAGATGGCTGGCTTGATATTTATGTCACTAATATCTATCCACCGGCCTTTACTAATAGTGTATCCGGGAATGCCTTTCTCAGAAACAATGGTGATGGTACCTTTAGTAATATTGCATTGGCCAATGGAACGCGTTTTGACGGTTTTGCCTGGGGGTCGGTATTTCTGGACGGTGAGAATGATAGCGATCAAGATCTCTACGTGGTGAGTCATCAGGACGG
This DNA window, taken from Muriicola soli, encodes the following:
- a CDS encoding N-acetylmuramoyl-L-alanine amidase-like domain-containing protein translates to MNYYTFFFFILFVSAGVHSQKISCSPENRSAVELKIGEIQQISTDVPGKTLVAIGKTFIGTPYIAKTLETGPEETLVIDLKGLDCTTFVENVLALGLIKQNPNAGFDNFTQALEKIRYRDGNLNGYASRLHYFTEWIANNEAKGLIRDITESLGGINTPKALHFMTGHRSLYQALEGEKTFQEMVIVEKSLVDQPYCVLPVEMLKKNEDMIRSGDIIALATSIEGLDVTHTGFAIRMPDDRIHLLHASSSGAVEISDLPLVDYLKKINKNTGVIVARPNF
- a CDS encoding ThuA domain-containing protein translates to MSFKNTLLLGLTIALILMGCEQGKKNAKESATSEELPVIIPKILVFTKTQGYRHQAIEKGVSTLQDLSKTNSFTIIQTENSEDFNRENLKKYTLVIFLSTTLDVLNELQQQTFTEYINQGGNFMGVHAASDTEYDWPWYGNLVGAYFKSHPEQQQATIEVVDRSHLSTKHLNETWIHFDEWYNFKSINPDINVLMQVDESSYTGGENGERHPIAWYHEYEGGRSFYTGLGHTEEAYDDPDFQQHLLGGIFYCLGRDDSN